A single window of Gossypium hirsutum isolate 1008001.06 chromosome A10, Gossypium_hirsutum_v2.1, whole genome shotgun sequence DNA harbors:
- the LOC107942253 gene encoding uncharacterized protein, which yields MPTLLKIHVIDGHPQHELVWKKSQVPFICDGCKEFGFGVCYQCPHKKCNYILHEQCAIRRPSPPFQQFFPKCNFQFHKENPLGSTTRVCDICALDIQGFLYQCTREDHDLHPHCASLPPVFSLPDSNTEIYLRKEIKSRCLKCQSKKRSGLSYVSSDGKLCYHVACLKEACLENWKKGYFQLDVISDDENKCLALQNLAPKHVVLRSKDQSSKARKGIKWVIIFLKLLVSAIFGEPLTLLSTLFQFYEN from the coding sequence ATGCCAACACTCCTAAAGATACACGTTATTGATGGTCACCCACAACATGAGCTTGTGTGGAAAAAGAGCCAAGTTCCTTTCATTTGCGATGGGTGCAAAGAGTTCGGATTTGGGGTTTGCTACCAATGTCCCCATAAGAAATGCAATTACATCCTTCACGAACAATGTGCAATTCGTCGTCCCTCACCTccatttcaacaatttttccCAAAATGCAACTTCCAATTTCACAAAGAAAATCCTTTAGGATCAACCACCAGAGTTTGCGATATTTGTGCCTTAGATATACAAGGATTCTTGTACCAATGCACCCGTGAAGATCACGATTTACATCCCCATTGCGCGAGCCTTCCTCCGGTCTTCTCCCTTCCGGATTCCAACACCGAAATCTACCTTCGCAAAGAGATCAAATCGAGATGCTTGAAATGCCAAAGCAAGAAGAGATCGGGTTTGTCGTATGTTTCTTCGGATGGTAAGCTTTGCTACCATGTGGCTTGTCTGAAAGAAGCATGTCTTGAGAATTGGAAAAAGGGTTATTTTCAACTTGATGTTATTTCTGATGATGAGAATAAATGCCTTGCTTTGCAAAATCTTGCTCCAAAACATGTAGTTTTGCGAAGTAAGGACCAAAGCTCGAAAGCGAGGAAGGGTATCAAATGGGTGATCATATTTCTCAAGCTGCTCGTTTCGGCTATATTCGGAGAGCCATTGACTTTACTTTCTACTTTGTTTCAATTTTATGAGAACTAG